In Acidobacteriota bacterium, one genomic interval encodes:
- a CDS encoding PadR family transcriptional regulator, giving the protein MPPLPQGTLDLLILQTLANKPRHGYAIARWIEESTDDLLAVQEGALYPALARLERQGWIQSEWKRSELNKQVKVYQLTAKGHTELEIRTQSWKALAGAITKVFNAR; this is encoded by the coding sequence ATGCCACCACTACCCCAAGGCACGCTCGACCTGCTCATCCTCCAGACCCTGGCCAACAAGCCCCGGCACGGCTACGCCATCGCCCGCTGGATCGAAGAATCCACCGACGACCTGCTGGCCGTTCAGGAAGGCGCCCTCTACCCGGCACTCGCGCGGCTCGAACGCCAGGGCTGGATCCAGTCGGAATGGAAACGCTCGGAACTGAACAAACAGGTGAAGGTCTACCAGTTGACCGCCAAGGGTCACACCGAACTGGAGATTCGCACCCAAAGTTGGAAGGCCCTGGCCGGCGCCATAACCAAGGTCTTCAACGCTCGGTGA